A window from Corynebacterium accolens encodes these proteins:
- a CDS encoding ATP-binding cassette domain-containing protein, with protein MPISFSQLSLSWPDGTPCFSQLSGTIPDSVTGMIGDNGSGKSTLAKVLSHQIAPSSGTFTAPEVTYLDQDLGLRDSLTIAEVFGAAEKIAALHALEAGNYSEELLKTIGNDWDIEDRIHACLHNAGVPYPLDRTIGTLSGGEAVTIALNAAFFDHPDFVILDEPTNNLDAAGKSKVINLISSASTPILVISHDLDLLSHVEHIAELYAGSLRLFSGNYHAYREAIETEQRAAEAETREAKAEHRKQVREREAMQVRIXRDNRRGKAFSHNRRKPGMAMGNDKNRAQNTAAKRSAQASGSVQEAFAAYQAAQHKIRPDEHVHLDLPGTQLPNGTRVLTSNIVDITGPEHVRLMGPNGSGKTTFLNEVARGGVEYSVDCGYLRQKITLPEDRTILEMVTEANPTAPPQLIRDQLAQLLFRDDQVHRRTGLLSGGERFRAEFARVLLADPSPQFLLLDEPTNNLDITTIKWLVQILESYKXAYLLVSHNEGFCKELSLTSQVHI; from the coding sequence ATGCCGATTTCTTTTTCCCAGCTCAGCCTGTCGTGGCCAGACGGCACGCCCTGCTTTTCCCAACTTTCCGGAACAATCCCTGACTCGGTTACTGGAATGATTGGCGATAATGGATCCGGAAAATCAACCCTTGCTAAGGTCCTGTCCCACCAGATCGCACCATCCTCGGGCACATTCACGGCACCAGAGGTCACGTATCTAGACCAAGATCTTGGCTTGCGTGACTCCTTAACCATCGCCGAAGTATTCGGCGCGGCGGAAAAGATTGCCGCGCTCCACGCACTAGAAGCGGGAAATTACTCCGAGGAACTGCTGAAAACCATTGGTAACGACTGGGATATCGAAGACAGGATTCATGCCTGCCTCCATAACGCAGGCGTTCCCTACCCGCTAGATCGCACCATCGGTACGCTGTCTGGAGGCGAAGCGGTCACCATCGCATTAAACGCCGCCTTTTTTGATCACCCAGACTTTGTCATCCTCGATGAGCCGACCAATAACTTGGACGCAGCAGGAAAATCCAAGGTCATCAACCTTATTTCCAGCGCTTCTACGCCCATTCTTGTCATCTCCCATGACCTAGACCTGCTCTCCCATGTCGAGCACATTGCAGAACTCTACGCGGGAAGTTTGCGGTTATTTTCCGGAAATTATCACGCCTACCGGGAGGCCATAGAAACCGAACAGCGCGCCGCCGAAGCAGAAACTCGCGAGGCCAAAGCCGAACACCGCAAGCAAGTGCGCGAGCGCGAGGCGATGCAGGTGCGCATTYCCCGGGACAATCGCCGCGGCAAAGCCTTCTCGCACAACCGCCGAAAGCCCGGGATGGCGATGGGAAACGATAAGAACCGCGCCCAAAATACCGCGGCTAAGCGGTCGGCTCAGGCATCGGGTTCGGTGCAGGAAGCATTTGCTGCCTATCAAGCTGCGCAACATAAGATCCGCCCAGACGAGCACGTTCACCTTGACCTCCCAGGCACGCAGTTGCCCAATGGCACCCGCGTGCTCACCAGTAACATCGTGGATATAACCGGCCCTGAGCATGTTCGTCTTATGGGTCCAAACGGCAGCGGGAAAACCACGTTCCTTAATGAGGTTGCGCGGGGCGGCGTTGAGTACAGCGTGGACTGTGGATATTTGCGGCAGAAAATCACCTTGCCGGAAGATCGCACAATCTTAGAGATGGTCACAGAGGCCAACCCCACTGCTCCCCCACAACTCATCCGCGATCAATTGGCGCAGCTGTTATTTCGCGATGACCAGGTGCACCGCCGCACCGGCCTGCTATCCGGTGGCGAACGTTTCCGCGCGGAATTTGCCAGGGTGCTTTTGGCCGATCCCAGCCCGCAATTCCTCTTGCTTGATGAGCCCACCAATAATTTGGACATCACCACCATAAAGTGGCTCGTGCAGATCCTCGAGTCCTACAAARGTGCATACTTGCTGGTCAGCCACAATGAGGGCTTCTGCAAAGAGCTCAGCCTCACGTCGCAGGTGCATATCTAG